The sequence ccttcatgttgtccaacacaaatcgattaagttaactcgattgtttttacaaatttaagttgatccaacataaaacaatcaagttgtcctaaaaactcaagaattgtgttgaataagttgattttaaataagtagtttgaacaagcagcacaattgattttttgagtgtatatgtaAAACATCTTTGTACGAGTAGCTTTTTTCAGTATTAGATTACAACGAAAACATAATGACCCCCATTCAGCCTTTGGCCTGTTGAACGTACACACTTTGATTGTGATATTTTTAAGGACACAGTCCTCCTTCTGTCCTCCAGCACCAAAATCACCAAGGAAAACAACAACATCGGTTTTCTACATATTAGTTTATTTCATCCAAGATTTGACTATAATACATGTGCATCTATGCCTTAATATAGTATTTATCCTTTTACAAGTTTCATTATGTGAAACAAATTTACATCACGTAGCACTAATAAGAAAATACTGACAATTTCAGTACAAATCTATACCTTAGGATTTATCTGGCAAGCTCATTATCAAAAAGAGAAATTGACACATGAATGATAATGCTCAAAAGCCCATTTCTACACTTTCAGAAATGCAGAGATATTCACAGTTTGGAAAAAAGCAGGTAATTCATTATCATTCCTAAAGGTCCGAGCATTAAGTTCCACCGAAGAAGCTAGTGGAAAGGAAATTTAAAACACCATTTCGTAGAGatgatctaaaataataataataaaaaaacaatcttgAGGTTTTTTATGTCATCTAAAAACAAAAACGAGTAAAAATACACAAGtctatctttaaaataaatacaactcTGTGGTTACAATCCCAAATCGTATGTAGtggttaatataaaaataaattaacacagCTAAAGACTCCATTCAACATGTCGTTTGTACCGTAAGAATGAACGACGAAGCTTGTGTGATCACagctacagtgtgtgtgtgctacaACTCTGAGCATGTTTTGGTAAAGTAAGTGCCATGAAAAGCTCTGTGTGATGGGTAGACGACGTCTCTTCAGCATTTATAAAGGGGAGACACTGAAAGGCTACTTCGGCTAAATCTCCGACAGAACTGTAAGAGCGTAGGCACGTCTGTCTCCTGTCCATCTCAGCCAGTGCATCTGCTGACGCTGATCTTAAAGAGTTCAAATTGAAGCTGTGACATCATGAACATCATTATGATATGTATGTACGTAAAAAAGGGGGAGAAATGCACCTCTACGGTCATATGGAATGCTTTGAATGTTACATTTGTTCATCGTGAAATCACTCATGAAGGTCCCACTATACTTTATACAGAGAGTAAAGGGTATGGAAGCTGGATGACATTCACTTTTATCCCAGACTGAACAGAAGGTGTTGACGCTGACATTTCAGCCAGTTGAAattcaaaattgaaaaaaaaggaaaagatgaAAGCGAAATCTACAAAGGCCAAATCATGCCTTCCCTCCTAGTAATGCTGAAACGAAGCCCATTGTTACATAACTTCTGAAGGGTTTGGCTGGTATGCTGCTGCTGATGTAAGAGGGAAAGATATTGAATACTTTGGCAGATATTCAATATTCATTGGGATTCAACAATTACTATGAATCAAGCGTTGTTTTCGCCATGATTTGTTTGCAATGCTTCTTGTTAAACaggcaacactttaaaataaggttcagtttattaattattcatttatacctTATGCATGAAGAATCATAAATTAACagctatatttaatttatttttttaatccaggTTAATGTTCATTTATAAGTTATTGGTTATGATATGGAACCTAATGTCAAGTGTTTATGTAGAAATTAGctttaacaaaatataattcatatatttttatggtTTGTTTATGATGTCtaatgaattaaatgaatagttggcctaaaaaaatattttctttcttttttttaaagttgttatcctgataaaaataaagtcatttgTGTTTATCAGCCTATCTATCAGTTTCTGGATATCAAAAACTGGGTTatcattagggctgtgcaatatgatgatatatacgctcactggccaatttattaggtacacctgtccaactgctcgttactgcaaatttctaatcagccaatcacatggcagcaactcaatgcatttaggcatgtatacatgggctgtttctcaatatgcgttcttcagcggtcttgcgtcctcgtgttcttgtgtaacgtcatcgtgtaagttcagttccaatactcaagaccgcaagaacaggacgcatgaaacttcccggatgtgttcttgatttcgaggacgcaccgatgcagacttgagcaccgaactcgctctattAGTCGCAGAAGTCATTGTggctggaggtgggaagcgcagcattttatttagatttattaataaagttcaaagcttatttatttcaggagtttccctaaatgaaccAGAGAGTAAACATTATcatgaacatcttaataaaggaataaacacattaggggtgtttgtttgctgaaattcatattaaaatctgttttatttatactgtgcaatgtatatttataatgtttttatgcatagtatatattttgaaaaggggaaaaacaataaatggttgtatgaatgctgtaatgtttaaataaatttccattaaaaacgtgtgaaggtcatgtgaccatcaggaagaacgcagcatctcatttcttacaggatgcgttctctgttctcgcggtctccagagttcgttcttctgaggacacctggcaagagcGGTCTctacaagaacgcaagtccgttctctgcattcttggaattgagaaacagccatggtcaagacgatttgctgaagttcaaaccgagcatcagaatgggaaagacaggtgattttagtgactttgaatgtgacatggttgttggtgccagacgagctggtctgagtatttcagaaactgctgatctactgggatcttctgatggctacttccagcaggatagcgtgccatgtcataaagcgtgaatcatcgcAGACTGGTTTCTtttacatgacaatgagttcactgtactcaaatggcctccacagtcaccagatctcaatccaaggTTGGAACggtagattcgcatcatggatgtgcagccgacaaatctgcagcaactgtgtgatgctatcatgtcaatatggagcaaaatctctcagaaatatttccagtaccttgttgaatctatgccacaaagctTTAAGGCAATTCTGATGGCAAAAGTAGTAactgtgtacctaataaagtggccggtgagtgtagtctGTCATGTCATATTATGCATATGGATTTTTTTGTGATGTCACAAAACACATTGTTTATGGTAAtacgttttcatattttataaagCGCAATATCACACCCCATTATGGAGATGCAGAGAGAAAAATGTATAACAGCATCATGCGAAAGAtgcaatcttgaaagtacaatgtttatatttggcattttatttagattttatttttatgttgggcCTGTAATCgtttatttttgaaaattgttttatactttttaaagaatatttatttaatatttctacaTTTGCTctaaagttctaaataaagtgagaaatatgatcacatttaaatgacatttaaactttgagtatatactttaaactataaaaaaaaatctttacatgtGGTCAACATAGATAAACTATTAATTGGAGGAATTCGATATTATATAGTAATATTGGtctcaggatatgagatgacttatatTGTGATATCGTATTAGCCAACTGTTCCATATCGGATTTGTTCAGTCTACAGGCATGCGTGTGTACTAGACAACCAATACAAAAATCGCAGACTACTTGTGCACAGGAGTAgttttttgttacaaaaatacatcgccacctactggtctgGTCTGTTTACAGCATATTTAGTCGCTTTCTCAATTTTACATGAACAGGAACCATTTAGACTTTTTTAGTACACAGTTACTGTGTAAAGATATTCTGGCTTTTGACAACACCATAACATTTCTGTTCCACAGAAgcaagaaagtcaaacaggtttggaacaacaagGTAGTAAGTAAATATTCCCGCAATTTCATTCTCATCGTCTCTTTAACATACGTAAACAAACTGAACCTTACTATAAAGCGTCATGACAGAGACACTCTTCATACATGAAATAGCCTAGTGTTCACTTCTGAGTGCTCTTCTCTGAAACGTGATGATGTGCTCCCAAGCCCCAGACAGGGTTATCAAGTAGCGCTCAATGGGTAAAATAAACCACAGATAGCAGAGAGCAGGATGATAGCCcttgtcattaaaaaataaaaaacataataactCCTACAAATCAAATATAGCAGTAtgaaaaaatacaacattaatCATCTGTCTTTTTGGCTATGATTAAAAATCTTGAAATAATAATAGACATCTTAACCGAGGCAGCAGTCTACTGATCAAGCGAAAACCTTGACTCGAGCCTCACAATTGTTCGCGATTCCCTTGACAACCTAGAAGAATCGGTAAGCCGAGAGTGTTAGTGTTGCGGACAGGAATGAATGAAGAGCGCTCTCTTCTGAAGCCCATTGTACTTTGTTCTCCATCATAACGGCAGAAGGGAGTGgttgtaaagtaaaaaaaaggagaaaaaagatTGTCATGACTCATATACTGCCGAGTCTCTGCGTTCCTTCAATTCACACGGACTCAGGAAGTTCATTATTACTCAAGAAGCAGCTATTTTTGGTGACTGCCTGGTCCTGTGGTTATAGAGAAGTGCTGTAAGGTGCTGTGGTGACCGCTTTGGTCACCTAAAAATAAAGACATGCATTTTAGTCCTATGGCACACAAGAGTCTGTATTGGCATGTGTGAGCGgttattacagtgtaatgactGTGCCGTCCTCTTCTAGATTCCGCCTTTCGTGGGCGTTCAGAGACCCCACACTTGTGCTGGTTGCCATTGTACCGTTTGAGGGCCGGAGGTCGAGGTGAGGCTCGTATCTGGGCAGAACAGGCATGCTGGAGCTGGCGGTTGCTCGTACCTTTGCTGGTGGGATGAGTTTGGCCCCTCTGTCCGCCTCGATCACCAGATCCTCCTCATCCTCACTCTCTTCATCTGGCTCATAGTTCTGTATAATATGAGAAGGAGTCATGGACGTGGAGCCTGGCATGGAGTAACCATGGAAGCTGGTGCTGCTGTCTGAAGATCGTCCTGAGCTGCCGGATGTGGCCCCGCCACCGCTGCTTCGTACTATGTTATTGCGCTGATTGGCCGGTTTGACGGTTATAATGAGGTTGTGGCTGTTAGCGATCATCATGTCCGTTACCTGGTCCAACGACTTTCCGCTTACCTCAATGCCGTTGACTTCGAGCACCTCGTCATTGACGGCCAGCAGTCCAGTGCTCTCCGCCAGGCCTCCGGGGACCATGCGGGAGATGAAAATGCCCGGGACCTTCTCCAGGCCGTGGGGTGTAACGCGAACGCTGGATCCATCCCGGATGTAGAAGCCCAGAGGTTTCTCCTGGCCATGTTTATAGAGACGGACGCGGCGGTGAGTCTCTGGAAGGATGTCCACGTCGATGATGGAGGACACTGGGCGGAAGTCTTTGGGCAGGCTGATGATGATCGGAGGCTTCTTCTTGTTGGTGTCCGGCCGAAGGAGGACTGCTGCGAGGGCCGCCGGGGTCTTCTTACGGGTCACAGTGTCTGTGCCGAACGCGGAGTAATCGGCCTCCTCTGGAGAGAGATGAAGAGAAAGAGTAatgaagaaaaatgtaaaaaaaaaatgttatgattaTGTTAGGTATTGTAATTTAAATGGATAATGTGGATTAAAAACAAATTGTGTTCTAAAAGGTcaacaacagaaaaataaataatttaaattgaatGTACACtggaaataaaatgaatcaatgtaaaataaaatggttcTAACCAAGTGCCAGTATTTTGCTAAATGTCTACaaccttttaatatatatatatatatatatatatatatatatatatatatatatatatatataattattttttaagttatataatataataatgtattaatgtaCGTATAACATGATACAATATGAAAaaacataaagatttaaaatctctttaatttattttaaatacattaaaataaaataaaaaataaataaacatttgacaATATCAACATGTCTGGGCAATTTTTATGTccatttaattatcatttaaatataatcatatgggagtaaatgtaaatatctcCTTGGATCAACAGTGAGTTTGTTAGCTTgaattgtttatgtattttatttaaacatgtaacCAAATTgttaattaaagggcacctatttgacccctttttcaacattcaagataagtcttttgtgtctccagaatgtgtctgtacagtttcagctcaaaacacccatcagattatttattatacttttcagaatattggattttgtgctctgaacacagtgtagctgtttttgttgcctgcgcctttaatgctagttctccccgcccaccgttcccatgtgcctgtcagagtgtgcctcaatttaTGCTGTCAGACaaatagataaacagcacagtgacaaacacgaaggaagcagatctcgcgtaaaatttgtgagaaatactacagtaagaactttcccaatgattagtatttgttgtggagttcatTCAAGCCTTTTCGTaacgataagtcacacacaatatcgttacaaagttcagcgcacgcgtttaactttgcactgtttttgcatgtaaatgtgacagaatacacaTTATTATCCACtgttgtatggatatccgttatgtttatgtataaaataaacctgatttaatgtccacaaaccgggattgaagtgtcttcttttataattgtactgacacgcggctgtgctgatgaagtaaagctgaagtaaattgctgtaattcattacacaaatgcactgttttgaaaatgttttaaacttgttaaactcattcttgatcacatttgatgatgactgatgatcacagagagctgaacagatcttttaatcctggttgctttgcgcacatcctgtcttgttgatttgattatatgcgttactacaattcggtgggtgggaaaACCGCACACCTACATCATTTTGCAGTGAACCtcaaaacgggagggatttgaatcctattttaacagcaggaaatgataattaaaaaaaagagacttattgtctgtATATTACCCCAatttgactgtggacacactttacctacacacagtcctgtcaaaacagcttacaaaaaatgattttcatcataggtgccctttaaaaatcactatatttatttaaaatacattaaaataataaaattaaaaactaaatatagcacAATATCAACATGTCTGGGCAATTTTTATGTCAATTTTATTATGGTTTAAATATAATCATATaggagtaaatgtaaatattcccTTGGATCAACAGTGAGTTTGCTTGCTTGAGTTGTTTAagtcacattttatttaaacatgtaaacaaactattaattaaataataataattaatgaaaataaagaaaagtgAAGCACAATGATGCAAAATATACATCAAAAACAAGATCTATAGTTTATAATGACAGTATAATAACTATTTGTATATAACTGTCAGTGTCTGAATATAGACAACTTTTCACCAGCTTATTGAACACAGTCCAATATCAGCACATGGTGCGAGTAAACTCACATGATCTGTGCACGGTTATTATATTTAACAGGTTcaaataattgtgtgtgtgtgtggtttatttcAGACTATTCTTACAGCTTTGTAAGGAGAGACCTACAGGGGATACCATGGTAGAGAATGGCTGCTTGTTAGTTTCCCTCCGCCCCTCAGCTAATGTGTAATCTACTGTAAACCCAAGCCTCCTTTCAACCTCGctctttttctccctctctcaGCTGCCATTTATGAATTCCTCAGAGGCTTAAATCACAGCCTGGACTTTCACCTGCAAGACATTCATACTCAACATCAAAAAGGAGAATAGACTAAGAAAGGAGAGCGGACACAAATGTGCATGCTCAAGAGGCTGGAAACGTCTGAGAAAGTTCAAAGCGGTACCATGTGTTTTTCTAAACTCCCATTAACCTGAACGAGCAATGGTTAACCTGAGAGATGTAATTATTAACAAAAAGCACCCTGTTATGTGATTGTTTCCAACATCTCTGTTATATTATTGATTGATCTTCTGCATTTAGGTCAGACGAAGTTTGTGGCGGACTTGTTTATGCCATAAACCTGAATTATACCTCTAAGAAGAATAGTTCTTCAACCGTGGGGTTTGCTTAACCAGGACAATGTTAGCAGGGATGAAACACTGACCTAGAATGTGAATGGATTTCATTTCAacccaaatatggtcaaaacacaCTTGTGCACATACAAGATTGAttgtttcaacacaatctcacggcaattcgtaactttttttttagtggctaattcgtacgaattcgtacgatctaattcgtacaatttagtacgatttactcatcctccagtgacggttgggtttaggggcggggttaggtgccacgcctcctttttaaaatcgtaccatttcgtacgactgaactcgtacgaattcgtacgaattagccactaaactgtcaaaacgtaaaatacttacgttttctcgtgagatcaggctgattgtTTTGTGAGAGCAAAGGTCCTATCTGCCGGTTCCCATCAGAAAACTACCTGAATCGTCCTTGTGGTTTGTCTCAACATGTACATTCAGCCCTGATATGAAACTTTAACAATCATTTAGCAACATGCCCcttcaagggatagttcagccaaaaaaggCAATCATTTACTCATagacaagtggttccaaacctttaggatttcgctttttctgctgaacattaaaaaaaagatattttgaagaatgttgggtagCCAATGACTTGGAATATAGTAgaaaaaatacaactgaatttaaagggtttaaacacagttgtgtggcaacagtctgtaaatataaaaccaaatgcACATTATGCATGACTGATTTGTACGACGTACGATGCATGACATAAGACAGGTAGACATGTACATTGTAAGAGTAtgctaataataaactaataaaatagtaACGTCATGCTAACTAGTTTTCTTGTTCATTATCGtcttctgtggtaaacaaactgtGTCGTAAGTAGTTCCTTCGAGatggacacgactgtcggaatacgcccgCTTGTGGCAGTCATACAGAATTTTCAAGTTCagtcgtgcaccatgggagagaagctggattcttccaaaataaaggagtgcaaaagcaagagcttTGATTCTCTATCCGGTCACCATGATTGACcattcaatgaatgaatgaatactaaaaaCGTATAGACAGCTAAAAATTTGAGAGgcaatgtggagacaacattacataataataataataataataataatattaacatttatgaatagaattgtctttttaaatataaactttCTCTGATTCAACAAAATTATGAAAAACTTCTCATCTCGCGCGCACGGATCTGCttagacaacactggaatacatcacatccggtcacatacggtctagtcgcaggagttccaATATTTTAACacatccgcagctcaaatcggatccgaattttccACATAAGGAGATGATCGTAACTCCTcacagctcccggactactctcggTCTCTCGATTGTCgtttgttgtgtgcagtggaaagatGGCTTCGAAGCTTTTGCTAAACGAATGCATCTCACGTCATGCATTACCCATCATATATGTCAGTCACAgcaatttaaaaagatttttatatcAAAAACACATTGATCCACTTCATAAGACATGCAGTAACCCCCTGGCAACATATGGGTTCGTTTGACAATGGATTTATGCAATTTTGGAAGCTTTGAAACAAAACCCAttatccaacaccattatacagcatgaaagagccaggataaaaaaattttaaaattataataataaagaaaaatatggcTACCAgctttagcattcttcaaaatatattcattaatgtttaacagaataaaagaaaAGGATTGGATCAAAAGTGTGAGTATaatgacaacattttcattttttgggttgACTATCATTTCCAATACCtgtattagaggtgtgaacctacactggtctctcGGTTCAGTTCAGTTACGATTATTATGCTATTGAttcggttcagttcgatatctcggtgcatcacggtacattaacgatgctttccataaacaattttatattttatttcacagcacaacaattcttgtattaagaaatattaatatatttatatattagttgtattacaattttgtcctttaatacaaacagtcagatatatgaactgtgcctttaaaaactcaagtacatgcacaaaacaacataaacatttatagcaaataaacaaatgtaaatatcccgctAAATATCTCAAGCGTTCTCGagcgagttcttacacccctatgattggtcacgcatTTAACAGAAAGGGTTGTGATTGGCTCTgacgctctggcgctgttcaccgtaagtgacactgataaacagccATGGCGATCgaagctgatccatgatagacgcagtGGAGAAACCTCGCTCTGCAGATATCCGTTCGTGTCTTtatccacaagtatcgctgtaacagccgagaggagaatTAAAATTACCtcaagagagagaaatggagtttactttcattttctccattacAGTAAAACAGGGCTTCTGTTGTAACTCCAGTGTCAGTGTAAGactgagcaaacacacacacacggtgaattgtgcagagtttctacATTTTAATTACTCGCGCTCGCATCCCTCGCCATTGTAAGCCACCACAATATATCGCATATGAGATAACTGACGTCAGTAGGAAATAaacggttatgatctattactgaaccgataccgaattgtccatgTCTGCATTgcagtgcactgaagaaacaattaattttgacacccctaacatGTATATAGACcctttcaatgtggtgatgtcattggcccatgaacatttcctgcttgttgtcaaactatttcataactgtaacaagaggcaattcaatcgtgacttaaaacagctatcataacattatcaatatgtggcccTTTTTTGATTCTCGGAAActttggaaattaaaaatgtaaaacaggaaacatGTTAGGACCACTGTTAttatttacatccctcaaaatggtctatataaaattaggggtgtcaaaattaattgtttcttcggtgcaacgcgatgcagatggggacaattcgatattggttcagtaatagatcataaccggttattacgtactgacgtcatttatctcctatacGAGATGTCGCAGGAGAATACTATAGCGAAGGAGGCGAGGGTGACTAAATAAAACACTCCTACAACTACAAAGGCagataattatgcacaattcaactgtgagtttgctggaaagtctttcattAACACTGAAGAAGGCACAGCACAGAGCACATTTCAATACTAGGGAGAAATGCGGTAAaaatccatctctgcctctctctctctcacacacacacacacacacacacacacacacacacacacacacacacacacacacacacacacacacacacacacacttttaacatTTGACCCGCTGGTTTGTTTGTAAGGGAACTTTTCCTcttctcttggctgttaaagcgatacttgtggatccagacacgagcgtgcctgagttttctccactgtgtccattatggattacctgtgattaCCTCGTATTAtgcgcatatagactgtaaccgcggctgttcttcaaGCGtgactcatcggtgaacagcgctttcatttctaaagccaatcgcagccctttctgttgagtgggtgaagacaatgaccaatcatagggatgCAAGACAGCGCTCAAAGAGGAAGagggataatatttacatgagtttatttgctataaatgcttatgCTGTCCTttgtgcatgtattggagttttctttgagcaggtaaattTTACTTCTTGTATTAAAAGACAATatagtattacaaataatatataaatattaatatactaatggattttaataaaaaaaattcttgtgttgtgaagaaaaatcgaattatgtatggaaagcatcgccagtgcaccgtgatgcaccgagatattgaattgaaccgaatcgatggcatgataatcgtaaccggactgaaccgtgagaccagtgtaggttcacactcttaataaaaatgcattttaaaaaatctgagatGTGAGGTTTATTTGCAAATATGCAGTGTGCACACACAAGTGTAAACTATGCGGGTTTGACTGGGTCAGTGGAGCATGTATGGTGGTCTCTTTTCATCTGCAGCGCTCTCCTCTCTTCCTTATCTGTTGCGCTCTTCCATATGAAAGCTTAACAATGGCTTCATAGTCAGTGTTGAAGGGCAGCATGGGAAGTCCCTGAGGGCCACTCACATAGACACAAACTAGCTTTTCTGTTAGCTCGGACATTGAAAGAGGAAGTGGTGAGAGGATGTATAAAGCAGCTTATGGTGTATGGGAACTGATGTTAACTGGCACATTAAACTCTACTTCTCACTATCTGCATGCCACTGAGTCTACAGAAACCAGTCTGGTCGTAATGGCTCATTACAAAACACGATGGAGACGATCTTGTGTTGTAATCAAACACACAAGGCCTGGAGTGCTGCTCTGTCTCACGCACACGTCTTTTAATGTATACTTAGCCATGAATGAGTGCAGATGAACAAGTTCAACATATGCTCAGATACTTATGTAAATGACACAGATATTTATGGTTTGAATAAGGCTatcattttaacagttttgaatcTAATTGAAACATTATTTGTCATCACCAATTTAAAGagtaagttcacccaaaaaatttatatTCCATTGTTAATTAATTACCCTCAATTCATTACatatcccctgagaccttcattcatcttcagaacgcaagttaagatattttagatgaaatccgagagctctctcatcctccacagACAGAAATATTCCCAAGTTAACCCAATGGTTTGGACAATCAAAGTCTAGAACAGGaactaaaaacattgtcaaaacatttcttGTGACTGCACTGGTTCAACtctaatcatacaaagctcccaAAACATCTTTATGTGGCCATATAAAAAGGTGAATTGGCAGATCAGGGTGTGCGTTTACTATGGTAATACAACATATTGCATTAGAGTCAACAGCCCAACATGCAAGTGTATTGCCAGtaataaacacacactgacttTACATGGAAAATATAGGAGCACAAAGCTAGTTCTACAGGTG comes from Danio aesculapii chromosome 23, fDanAes4.1, whole genome shotgun sequence and encodes:
- the pard6b gene encoding partitioning defective 6 homolog beta; its protein translation is MNKNHRVPSNRTLNAVEVKSKFGAEFRRFSLDRSKPGRFDEFYGLLQHVHRIPNVDLLVGYADVHGDLLPINNDDNYHKAISMATPLLRLFLQRKEEADYSAFGTDTVTRKKTPAALAAVLLRPDTNKKKPPIIISLPKDFRPVSSIIDVDILPETHRRVRLYKHGQEKPLGFYIRDGSSVRVTPHGLEKVPGIFISRMVPGGLAESTGLLAVNDEVLEVNGIEVSGKSLDQVTDMMIANSHNLIITVKPANQRNNIVRSSGGGATSGSSGRSSDSSTSFHGYSMPGSTSMTPSHIIQNYEPDEESEDEEDLVIEADRGAKLIPPAKVRATASSSMPVLPRYEPHLDLRPSNGTMATSTSVGSLNAHERRNLEEDGTVITL